A stretch of the Nicotiana tabacum cultivar K326 chromosome 6, ASM71507v2, whole genome shotgun sequence genome encodes the following:
- the LOC107815011 gene encoding F-box protein At5g07610-like produces MISDTYATSSDASYVDDRGIIRVTFVHCWSIEKDVKSRLSLSSEISIKIEVPSSESAQHIASNEDLLTELLLHLPPKSLLRFQTVSKHWLSIISSPQFRRLHTRMNARSSASTIGLFLCRNPAYNFLSLHEEDFSTMSMMNERFSSIRDGKIFYGMNSCNGLFCLDFKLSDGRREFYIYNLITGENRFIPLPETINEPDLVRTMNLAFDPEKSGDYDVVCVWLSVSENQLRFSVYSSGTGNWRHSNEYYDCNEYGGADLCFYYGVFWNGAVHWVSQTGPFLCFEVGNCSFRQMPTPPIPEEQWHRNIEYFGECGGHLHLIHHNDNQSTEFDILELEVNYSGWFVKYHVNLEFLPNLHPVMVNQETNPPEEYAYTNVFSMICFHDDEKDKARLLLSLPGKIILYNMNDGKIEELADVKPASFRLFIDGARYDGFEMYKHVETLARV; encoded by the coding sequence ATGATTTCCGACACCTATGCCACATCAAGCGACGCCTCGTATGTCGATGATCGTGGCATAATCAGAGTCACCTTCGTCCACTGTTGGAGCATTGAAAAAGACGTAAAATCACGCCTGTCATTATCCAGCGAAATCTCTATTAAAATTgaagtcccttcatcagaatctgCTCAACACATCGCCAGCAATGAAGATCTCTTAACTGAATTATTACTGCACTTGCCCCCAAAATCTCTACTTCGTTTCCAGACAGTCTCAAAACACTGGCTTTCCATTATTAGCAGTCCCCAATTTCGTCGCCTTCACACTCGTATGAATGCCCGGTCCTCTGCCTCTACTATTGGTTTGTTCTTGTGCCGAAACCCCGCTTACAATTTTCTTTCTTTGCATGAAGAAGATTTCTCCACAATGAGTATGATGAATGAAAGATTCTCCAGTATACGTGATGGTAAAATATTTTATGGTATGAATTCTTGCAACGGACTATTTTGCCTAGATTTTAAACTGAGTGATGGGAGAAGGGAGTTTTACATTTACAATCTCATCACTGGTGAAAATAGGTTCATTCCACTACCAGAAACAATCAACGAACCCGACTTAGtaagaactatgaatttagcttTTGATCCTGAAAAATCAGGTGATTACGATGTTGTTTGTGTTTGGTTGTCTGTGTCTGAGAATCAACTTCGGTTCTCAGTATATTCATCAGGTACTGGAAATTGGAGGCATTCTAATGAATATTATGATTGTAATGAATATGGAGGCGCGGATTTATGCTTCTATTATGGTGTTTTTTGGAATGGAGCTGTTCATTGGGTTAGTCAAACAGGCCCCTTTTTGTGCTTTGAAGTTGGAAATTGTAGCTTCAGACAAATGCCTACTCCTCCAATTCCTGAAGAACAGTGGCACAGAAATATTGAATACTTTGGGGAATGTGGAGGGCACTTGCATCTTATTCATCATAATGATAATCAAAGTACagaatttgatattttggaaCTGGAAGTTAACTACTCTGGGTGGTTTGTTAAGTACCATGTTAACTTGGAGTTTTTACCTAATTTGCACCCTGTTATGGTGAATCAAGAAACGAATCCACCAGAAGAATATGCCTATACGAACGTGTTTTCGATGATTTGTTTTCATGATGATGAGAAAGATAAGGCAAGGCTATTGTTATCGCTTCCTGGAAAAATCATTTTGTATAACATGAACGATGGGAAGATCGAAGAGTTAGCGGATGTGAAGCCTGCTAGTTTCAGGCTTTTCATTGATGGAGCTCGCTATGATGGCTTTGAAATGTACAAACATGTTGAAACTTTGGCTCGTGTTTGA